The Flavobacterium psychrophilum genome includes a region encoding these proteins:
- a CDS encoding glycosyl transferase family 2 → MFFSLIIPVFNRPDEVQELLESLTVQTFKEDYEIVIIEDGSSIPCKDVVDAYSSKLHISYYFKPNSGPGDSRNYGMRIAKGDYFIILDSDCIIPLGYMQSVSENLKSYYVDCFGGPDAALDSFSDVQKAINFSMTSFLTTGGIRGKSEKIEKFQPRSFNMGLSKKAFEASGGFGHIHPGEDPDLSIRLWKMGFETRLFATSFVYHKRRIDWEKFHRQVNKFGKARPILDAWHPEYKKITFLFPSLFMIGIVVSIILLLINVQFPMYLYILYIVLLFVVSSVQNKSLKIGVLSIIATFIQFYGYGIGYLKSFVLVQILRKEPKAAFPELFFK, encoded by the coding sequence ATGTTTTTTTCCCTTATAATACCTGTATTCAACAGGCCGGATGAAGTGCAGGAACTCCTGGAAAGCCTGACAGTTCAGACTTTTAAAGAAGATTATGAAATTGTAATTATTGAAGACGGGTCTTCTATACCATGCAAGGATGTGGTAGATGCATACAGCAGCAAATTACATATTTCGTATTATTTTAAGCCAAATAGCGGACCGGGCGATTCGAGAAATTACGGCATGCGTATAGCAAAAGGCGATTACTTTATAATTTTGGATTCAGACTGTATCATTCCGCTTGGGTATATGCAAAGCGTATCAGAAAACTTAAAGTCGTATTATGTTGACTGTTTTGGCGGGCCGGATGCTGCTCTCGACAGCTTTAGTGATGTGCAAAAGGCAATCAATTTTTCGATGACTTCTTTCCTCACTACGGGTGGAATTAGGGGTAAATCGGAAAAAATTGAAAAATTTCAACCAAGGAGTTTTAATATGGGCTTGTCTAAAAAGGCATTTGAAGCTTCCGGAGGCTTTGGGCATATACATCCTGGGGAAGACCCCGACCTTTCTATCCGTCTTTGGAAAATGGGTTTTGAAACACGTTTATTTGCTACCTCATTTGTATATCACAAACGTAGAATTGACTGGGAAAAGTTTCACCGTCAGGTGAATAAGTTTGGAAAGGCAAGGCCAATTCTCGACGCATGGCATCCGGAATATAAGAAAATAACCTTTTTATTTCCGTCTCTCTTTATGATAGGAATAGTAGTATCAATAATTTTATTGTTAATTAATGTACAATTCCCGATGTATCTATATATTTTGTACATAGTTTTACTCTTTGTTGTATCGTCTGTTCAAAATAAAAGCTTAAAGATTGGAGTACTATCGATTATTGCAACATTTATCCAGTTTTACGGATATGGCATTGGCTATTTAAAGTCGTTTGTACTGGTACAAATTTTGAGGAAAGAACCAAAGGCAGCATTTCCGGAATTATTTTTTAAGTAA
- a CDS encoding dephospho-CoA kinase — protein sequence MAKIIGLTGGIGSGKTTIANYFKSLGIPLYIADDEAKAILYTPEAVEEVRKVFTEDVFTDGLPDRAKLAAVVFSNPDKLKVLNGIIHPKVAKHFTAWKKQYENEKFIMREAAILFESGSYKDCDSVILVTAPVEIRMQRVMQRDKVTREKVLERMNNQWSDEKKAALSNYIITNIKLEEAKEQAVEILKILNKIEN from the coding sequence ATGGCAAAAATCATAGGGCTTACAGGGGGTATCGGCAGTGGCAAAACTACCATTGCAAACTATTTTAAATCGTTAGGTATACCGCTTTATATCGCTGATGACGAGGCAAAAGCTATTCTGTATACGCCTGAGGCAGTTGAAGAAGTAAGGAAAGTTTTTACAGAGGATGTGTTTACAGATGGCCTGCCGGATAGGGCAAAGCTGGCTGCTGTAGTATTTAGCAATCCGGATAAGTTGAAAGTGCTTAATGGCATTATTCATCCGAAGGTTGCAAAACATTTTACAGCATGGAAAAAGCAGTATGAAAACGAGAAATTTATAATGCGCGAAGCCGCCATACTTTTTGAAAGCGGGAGTTATAAAGACTGCGATAGTGTAATACTGGTAACTGCGCCTGTCGAAATTAGGATGCAAAGAGTAATGCAACGTGACAAGGTAACAAGGGAAAAGGTGCTTGAGAGGATGAATAATCAATGGAGTGATGAAAAAAAGGCTGCCCTGAGTAATTATATAATAACTAACATTAAACTTGAAGAGGCTAAAGAACAAGCGGTTGAAATTCTTAAAATTCTAAATAAAATTGAAAATTAG
- a CDS encoding histidine kinase: protein MNKTRFRLLVFFMSLSLIGIILVQLYWVNISFKSSDQQFQYRVGHISDRVVYRLEDQELRKFLDVYDNFTKTYGHEPSRKELKKVYERNNRKRQGNIIYADNVTGGDYSENYADTNADSKKEKKSAKLQANNIDYEKRTLLYNNTLYLQDFREYNTIETWVTKDVVYGMIASELKSYDVNTDFEFAIYKDELATKIKSDNFSYIENNLFEFPVFEDPDGATRFALLMSFPKKETFLISEILGITSLSIIFTLIIIIAYLSAINQLIKQKQISEIKTDFINNMTHEFKTPIATINLALDSIRNPKIFGDAEKVQRYLQMIRDENKRMHAQVENVLQISRLDKKELDITKDQADIHDVIEGAIEHVHLIVEARHGTLTRHFDAQRTTTLLNDVHFTNVLVNILDNAIKYSPDEPVIDIYTENVKDFILIKIKDNGLGMSKVVQKRIFEKFYREHTGDLHNVKGHGLGLAYVKRIIDDHNSHIYVESEKGKGSTFIIKMPLIN from the coding sequence ATGAATAAAACTAGATTTCGTTTACTGGTATTTTTTATGAGCTTGTCCCTTATCGGGATCATACTGGTACAACTTTATTGGGTTAATATATCTTTCAAAAGCAGCGACCAGCAATTTCAATACAGGGTAGGGCATATTTCTGACAGGGTTGTTTACAGACTGGAAGATCAGGAACTACGTAAGTTCTTAGACGTATACGATAACTTTACAAAAACGTACGGTCATGAACCTTCAAGAAAAGAGCTTAAAAAGGTATACGAGCGCAATAACAGGAAAAGGCAGGGAAATATTATTTATGCCGATAATGTTACAGGAGGGGATTACTCCGAAAATTACGCCGATACCAATGCTGATAGTAAAAAAGAAAAGAAGTCTGCAAAATTACAGGCTAACAATATAGATTACGAGAAGAGAACGCTGTTGTATAATAATACCCTGTATCTGCAGGATTTCAGAGAATACAATACAATAGAAACATGGGTAACAAAAGATGTAGTATATGGAATGATTGCATCGGAACTGAAAAGTTATGATGTAAATACCGATTTTGAATTTGCCATTTATAAAGATGAGCTGGCAACAAAAATTAAGTCGGATAATTTCTCTTACATCGAAAACAACCTGTTTGAGTTTCCGGTCTTTGAAGATCCTGATGGTGCAACACGTTTTGCATTATTAATGAGCTTTCCGAAAAAAGAGACGTTTCTTATTAGTGAAATATTGGGAATAACGTCATTGTCTATAATATTTACGCTGATCATTATAATTGCTTATTTAAGCGCGATCAACCAGCTTATCAAGCAAAAGCAGATATCAGAGATTAAGACGGATTTTATCAACAATATGACGCATGAGTTCAAGACTCCTATTGCAACGATTAACCTTGCTTTAGATTCGATAAGGAACCCAAAGATATTTGGAGATGCAGAGAAGGTGCAGCGGTACCTGCAAATGATAAGGGATGAAAATAAACGAATGCATGCACAGGTAGAAAATGTGCTGCAGATATCAAGGCTGGACAAGAAAGAGCTTGATATAACGAAAGACCAGGCCGATATTCATGATGTTATTGAAGGAGCCATAGAACATGTTCATTTAATTGTTGAAGCAAGGCACGGAACCCTTACAAGGCACTTTGATGCTCAAAGGACTACTACCTTATTGAACGATGTGCATTTTACGAATGTTCTTGTTAATATATTAGATAATGCTATCAAATATTCTCCTGATGAACCCGTTATAGATATATACACGGAGAATGTTAAAGACTTTATCCTGATTAAAATAAAGGATAACGGACTGGGGATGTCAAAGGTTGTGCAGAAAAGGATTTTTGAGAAATTCTACAGGGAACATACCGGAGACCTGCATAATGTAAAAGGGCATGGCTTAGGTCTTGCATACGTAAAAAGAATAATAGACGACCATAATAGCCACATTTACGTGGAAAGTGAAAAAGGAAAAGGGAGCACCTTTATAATAAAAATGCCATTAATAAATTAA
- a CDS encoding transcriptional regulator, with protein MEEANKKILLVEDDPNFGAVLKDYLLINDFDVTLAKNGMEGFEKFKKDNFDLCILDVMMPYKDGYTLAREIREKNKEVPIIFLTAKSMKEDVLKGYKVGADDYLNKPFDSEVLLMKIKAIIQRKASETKTDNSKFEFQIGKFHLNSKLRFLTFDKDEPIKLSPKENELLKMLALHENDLMPRELALTKIWRDDNYFTSRSMDVYIAKLRKYLKQDEDVEILNIHGEGFRLVIKNKVTEEK; from the coding sequence ATGGAAGAAGCAAACAAAAAGATTCTGTTAGTTGAAGACGATCCGAACTTTGGAGCGGTACTTAAAGACTACTTGTTAATCAACGATTTTGATGTTACATTAGCTAAAAACGGAATGGAAGGCTTTGAGAAATTCAAGAAAGACAATTTTGATCTTTGTATTCTTGACGTAATGATGCCTTACAAAGACGGATATACACTTGCAAGAGAGATCAGGGAGAAAAATAAAGAAGTGCCTATTATTTTCCTTACTGCAAAATCTATGAAAGAAGATGTATTGAAAGGTTATAAAGTTGGTGCAGATGACTACCTTAACAAACCTTTTGACTCTGAGGTGCTTTTAATGAAAATTAAAGCTATCATCCAGAGAAAAGCATCTGAAACTAAAACAGACAATTCGAAATTTGAATTCCAGATTGGTAAATTCCACCTGAACTCAAAACTTCGTTTTCTTACGTTTGATAAAGATGAGCCGATAAAACTATCGCCAAAAGAAAATGAGTTGCTTAAAATGCTTGCATTGCATGAAAACGACCTGATGCCGAGAGAACTTGCGCTTACCAAAATATGGAGAGACGACAACTACTTTACATCAAGAAGTATGGACGTGTACATAGCTAAACTTAGAAAATACCTTAAACAGGATGAAGATGTAGAAATACTAAACATTCACGGTGAAGGATTCAGACTTGTTATTAAAAACAAGGTTACTGAAGAGAAGTAA
- a CDS encoding acyl-ACP thioesterase, protein MPISDQFTSVYSHDWEINFLQCTPNGLLKHTELCNLLQLTAGYHAEHGGLSFTDMQEFNQAWVLSRMRVEIEELPKWRDIVTVKTWIYDLQGSRSIRALEMYIGDKKIVGSVTYWAVFNTKLRKAEALALPHEHFEKYPDREATVESFKKVNLQRESFLIAEKKVVLSDLDIVFHANNVKYLEWCLDSIDYKPILRQQLKSFDMNYMRELMMNDTIQIHTATEDKQTFFSVSKDDKPSFALELNWK, encoded by the coding sequence ATGCCAATATCTGATCAGTTTACGTCGGTTTACTCACACGATTGGGAAATTAATTTCCTGCAATGCACACCCAACGGATTGCTTAAGCATACAGAGTTATGTAACCTGCTGCAACTTACAGCCGGATACCATGCCGAACATGGAGGACTAAGCTTTACAGATATGCAGGAATTTAACCAGGCCTGGGTTTTAAGCCGCATGCGTGTAGAAATTGAAGAGTTACCTAAATGGCGGGATATAGTAACTGTAAAGACCTGGATATACGATTTACAGGGATCACGTTCTATACGTGCGCTGGAAATGTATATTGGCGATAAAAAAATTGTAGGGTCTGTTACGTATTGGGCTGTTTTTAATACAAAGCTTAGAAAAGCAGAGGCTCTTGCGCTGCCGCACGAGCACTTTGAAAAATACCCTGACAGGGAAGCTACTGTTGAATCGTTTAAAAAAGTAAACCTGCAACGCGAAAGCTTTTTGATAGCCGAGAAAAAAGTAGTACTGTCTGACCTTGACATTGTATTTCACGCCAACAACGTAAAATACCTTGAATGGTGCCTTGACAGCATAGACTACAAGCCGATATTAAGGCAGCAGCTAAAAAGTTTCGACATGAACTATATGCGCGAACTTATGATGAACGATACTATACAAATACATACAGCAACAGAGGATAAACAAACGTTCTTTTCTGTTAGCAAAGATGACAAGCCAAGTTTTGCATTGGAACTGAACTGGAAATAA
- a CDS encoding tRNA delta(2)-isopentenylpyrophosphate transferase yields MNTSLHTKYLITVVGPTAIGKTAMAIEIAKHFKCEIISADSRQFFKQMAIGTAVPSNEELEAAKHHFIQNISIFDEYNVGDFERDALNKLDKLYQTNDFAVMVGGSGLYIDAVLKGFDDFPDVDPSVREEIVANYEQQGIEYLQQELQKLDPVHYENVAKENPQRLMRALEVCIGSGKPYSSFLNIKKNSRSFTPIVIGLEADRELMYNRINQRVDIMVEAGLLDEAKNLYPHKKLNALQTVGYRELFSHFDEEFTLGFALEEIKKNTRRFAKRQMTWFKRNEAAKWFDFTTPAGEIINYIETQTHANI; encoded by the coding sequence ATGAATACTTCTCTACACACAAAATACCTTATAACTGTTGTTGGCCCAACTGCGATTGGCAAAACCGCTATGGCCATAGAAATTGCTAAGCATTTTAAATGCGAAATCATTTCAGCCGATAGCAGGCAGTTTTTTAAACAAATGGCTATTGGTACAGCTGTACCCTCAAATGAAGAACTGGAAGCTGCTAAACACCATTTTATCCAAAACATAAGCATCTTTGACGAATACAATGTTGGTGATTTTGAGCGCGATGCCTTAAATAAGCTTGATAAACTTTATCAGACTAACGATTTTGCGGTTATGGTTGGAGGATCAGGATTGTATATCGATGCTGTATTAAAAGGGTTTGACGATTTTCCTGATGTTGATCCTTCTGTCAGGGAGGAAATTGTTGCGAATTATGAGCAACAGGGCATTGAATACCTGCAACAGGAATTGCAAAAGCTCGATCCTGTACATTACGAAAACGTAGCAAAAGAGAATCCGCAGCGCCTAATGCGTGCCCTTGAAGTTTGTATCGGCAGCGGAAAGCCATACTCATCCTTCCTTAATATCAAGAAAAACAGCCGTAGCTTTACTCCTATTGTTATAGGGCTTGAAGCCGACAGGGAATTGATGTATAACCGGATTAACCAAAGAGTTGATATAATGGTTGAAGCCGGACTGCTAGATGAAGCGAAAAATTTATATCCTCACAAAAAACTAAATGCCCTGCAAACTGTTGGGTACCGTGAATTGTTCAGTCACTTTGATGAAGAATTTACCCTTGGCTTTGCCCTTGAGGAAATAAAGAAGAATACCCGCCGTTTTGCTAAAAGGCAAATGACCTGGTTTAAGCGTAACGAAGCTGCTAAATGGTTTGACTTTACTACGCCCGCCGGTGAAATTATTAATTACATAGAAACACAAACACATGCCAATATCTGA